A genomic window from Bacteroidota bacterium includes:
- a CDS encoding DJ-1/PfpI family protein, whose translation MPTKFVFLILPQVHLLDLAGPDQTIHEAIDFGADFILEYCGLGDAVSSSAGLDFKQQKHFSKVKLKAGDFLIVPGARVKYLLSHEFKCQQPLFDWLRKCHSENINLVSICAGALVLAHAGLLNDISCTTHFKITAQLQKLAPKATVKENILFLEENNIYTSAGIASGIDLMLHIVEKLTNGYFAHKVARELVIYYRRDGVSLQENVFLQFRNHIHEGIHKVQDYIIEHIHIKHNNHELAQIACMSDRNFTRTFKLETGITVNDFITNIRIEKLKTLIQNPDLSRKQIATQIGLESEKQVARLLKSDLAENVRYLSPD comes from the coding sequence ATGCCAACCAAATTTGTATTTCTAATTTTACCTCAGGTGCATCTGCTCGACTTGGCAGGGCCCGATCAAACCATTCATGAAGCAATTGATTTTGGGGCAGATTTCATACTGGAATACTGTGGTTTAGGCGATGCCGTGTCTAGCTCAGCCGGCTTGGATTTCAAACAACAAAAACACTTTTCAAAAGTTAAATTAAAAGCAGGCGATTTTTTAATTGTTCCGGGCGCAAGAGTAAAATATTTATTATCACACGAATTTAAATGTCAGCAACCACTGTTCGACTGGCTGCGGAAATGCCATTCGGAAAACATTAATCTGGTAAGTATTTGTGCAGGTGCTTTGGTTTTGGCACATGCCGGGTTATTAAATGACATTTCCTGCACTACCCATTTTAAAATAACGGCTCAACTGCAAAAACTGGCACCCAAAGCCACAGTTAAAGAAAATATTTTATTTCTTGAAGAAAATAATATCTACACCAGCGCAGGCATAGCATCCGGTATCGACCTGATGTTGCATATTGTAGAAAAACTTACTAATGGTTATTTTGCACATAAAGTTGCCAGAGAACTGGTAATTTATTATCGCCGCGATGGTGTCAGCTTACAGGAAAATGTATTTCTACAATTCCGAAACCATATTCACGAAGGCATTCACAAAGTGCAGGATTATATTATTGAACATATTCATATCAAACACAACAACCACGAACTTGCCCAAATTGCCTGTATGAGTGACCGGAATTTTACGCGCACGTTTAAGTTAGAAACAGGCATAACTGTGAACGATTTTATTACCAATATCCGCATCGAAAAATTAAAAACGCTTATTCAAAATCCAGACCTCTCCCGTAAACAAATAGCCACCCAAATTGGTCTGGAAAGTGAAAAACAGGTTGCCCGTCTCCTCAAAAGTGATTTGGCCGAAAATGTCCGGTATTTGTCCCCCGACTAA
- a CDS encoding DoxX family protein codes for MKNKNLIYWIVTGLFGGFMIFSAYPDVILDPQAVEMIGNQMGYPDYFIRFIGIAKILGVIAVLLPINRRIKEWAYAGLFFDLIGAVVSIIATEGVSGGVFFMLLPIGFLFWSYYLWHQKIKAV; via the coding sequence ATGAAAAACAAAAACCTTATTTACTGGATTGTAACCGGATTATTCGGCGGTTTCATGATATTTTCTGCTTATCCCGATGTAATATTAGATCCACAGGCAGTTGAAATGATTGGCAATCAAATGGGCTACCCTGATTATTTTATTCGCTTTATTGGCATTGCAAAAATACTTGGTGTAATTGCAGTCTTACTACCTATCAATCGTCGTATTAAAGAATGGGCTTATGCCGGTTTATTCTTCGATTTAATTGGAGCAGTTGTCTCCATTATAGCAACCGAAGGCGTAAGCGGTGGTGTATTTTTTATGCTATTACCAATCGGATTTTTATTCTGGTCGTATTATTTATGGCATCAAAAAATTAAAGCTGTGTAA
- a CDS encoding VOC family protein: MARVSTYLNFPNYTETAFLFYQSVFGGEFSGMGIQRFGNLPPDPNAPALSDEDKNLILHIELEIVGGHVLMGTDAPESMGFTVVKGNNVHINLDLDSRAETERIFNALSAGGKVSMELQDMFWGAYFGSFTDRFGINWMVNCNTKN, translated from the coding sequence ATGGCAAGAGTAAGCACTTATCTCAACTTCCCCAATTACACAGAAACAGCATTTTTATTTTATCAATCCGTATTCGGTGGCGAATTTTCCGGAATGGGCATTCAGCGATTTGGCAATTTACCGCCCGATCCAAATGCTCCGGCTTTATCCGATGAAGACAAAAATTTAATTCTGCATATTGAATTGGAAATTGTAGGCGGACATGTATTAATGGGAACCGATGCACCGGAGTCAATGGGTTTTACTGTGGTAAAAGGAAATAATGTACACATCAATCTCGACCTCGATAGCAGAGCAGAAACCGAACGAATTTTTAATGCCCTGAGCGCAGGTGGAAAAGTTTCCATGGAATTACAGGACATGTTTTGGGGCGCTTATTTTGGCAGCTTTACCGACAGATTTGGCATTAACTGGATGGTAAATTGTAATACTAAAAATTAA
- a CDS encoding winged helix-turn-helix transcriptional regulator has protein sequence MLAYTFASKCLHMIANRRDVFHAIADPTRREIIQLVAHKPLNINEIAQQFDVTRQAVSLHVKILSECGLVLIKQQGRERYCEAKLDKLEEVSTWLHQYKQYWEQKFDALDAYLEKIQEHKKHHHGRKK, from the coding sequence ATGCTTGCATATACATTTGCAAGTAAATGCTTGCATATGATAGCTAACAGAAGAGATGTATTTCATGCCATTGCCGACCCCACGAGGCGGGAAATCATTCAATTAGTTGCCCATAAACCCTTGAATATCAACGAAATCGCGCAACAATTTGATGTCACCCGTCAGGCCGTTTCCCTCCATGTTAAAATTTTATCGGAATGTGGATTAGTCCTCATCAAACAGCAAGGACGCGAAAGATATTGCGAAGCGAAACTCGACAAATTGGAGGAAGTATCCACCTGGCTACACCAATACAAACAGTACTGGGAACAAAAATTTGATGCGCTGGATGCTTATCTCGAAAAAATTCAAGAACATAAAAAACATCATCATGGCAGAAAAAAATAA
- a CDS encoding ABC transporter permease codes for MWFEFFVTKRIIHNKQRTFSRLIIAIARVAIALSLSVMLISTSLVNGFRATISDKVYGFWGHINISKQSLRNSFDDEPIYRKQDFVDDVTAIDGVTSIQVYARKAAIIKTKIDIEGIIMKGIGKDFDWNQLGKFIVSGDSMNLRSDEISRDAMISKTTADRLGFDVGDSILLHIIDQKENGDYEQMYRKLRISGIYNTGLEEFDKLFVLVDIRHIQRLNNWTPEQIGGYEVFIDDPEKIDAVEKIVDKKADPFWDVQTIQQIIPSVFDWLNLQKVNEWIILTLMILVALINMVTSLLILILERTNMIGILKALGSTNNSIRKIFLLNASNIILRGMLWGNIIGLGLSILQQQFGLIKLPEASYYVSVAPVQINIWWVLMINIGTFLVSILFLIIPSLIVSKIRPIKAIRFS; via the coding sequence ATGTGGTTCGAATTTTTTGTCACCAAAAGGATAATTCACAATAAACAACGTACATTTTCGCGGTTAATTATTGCAATCGCCCGCGTTGCCATTGCTTTGAGCCTGTCGGTTATGCTCATTTCTACTTCGTTGGTTAATGGCTTTAGAGCAACTATTTCCGATAAAGTTTATGGCTTTTGGGGACATATCAATATCTCCAAACAAAGTTTACGCAACTCATTCGACGATGAACCCATTTATCGCAAACAGGATTTTGTTGATGATGTTACTGCCATTGATGGTGTTACTTCCATACAGGTGTATGCACGCAAGGCTGCGATTATAAAAACAAAAATCGATATCGAAGGTATCATCATGAAAGGTATCGGAAAAGATTTCGACTGGAATCAACTCGGAAAATTTATTGTAAGTGGTGACTCCATGAACCTCCGCAGCGACGAAATTAGTCGCGATGCTATGATATCAAAAACTACTGCCGACCGTTTAGGTTTTGATGTTGGTGATAGTATTTTACTGCATATCATCGACCAGAAAGAAAATGGCGATTACGAACAAATGTATCGCAAACTGCGTATCAGCGGGATATATAATACCGGACTTGAAGAATTCGACAAATTGTTTGTACTGGTGGATATTCGCCATATTCAACGCTTAAACAACTGGACACCCGAACAAATCGGTGGTTACGAAGTATTTATCGACGACCCCGAAAAAATTGATGCCGTTGAAAAAATTGTAGATAAAAAAGCCGACCCGTTTTGGGATGTACAAACCATTCAGCAAATTATTCCCAGTGTATTCGATTGGCTTAATCTGCAAAAAGTAAACGAATGGATTATTTTAACACTCATGATCCTCGTTGCTTTAATTAATATGGTAACCTCACTGCTCATTCTCATTCTGGAGCGGACAAATATGATTGGTATTTTAAAAGCACTGGGTTCAACAAATAATTCAATTCGCAAAATATTTTTACTCAATGCTTCCAATATTATTCTCAGAGGAATGTTATGGGGAAATATCATTGGGTTGGGATTGAGTATCCTCCAACAACAATTCGGACTCATAAAATTACCGGAAGCATCTTATTATGTTTCAGTTGCTCCTGTGCAAATTAATATCTGGTGGGTACTGATGATTAATATCGGAACATTTTTAGTGTCTATTTTATTTCTAATTATTCCTTCTCTTATTGTTTCCAAAATAAGGCCTATCAAAGCTATTCGTTTCTCTTAA